A segment of the Necator americanus strain Aroian chromosome IV, whole genome shotgun sequence genome:
TGGCTAAACAGAATGAGCATGTTAGGAAGCGCTCTTCCGATCGAATGTAATTAAGCCGTCGAATCATCTTTTCTGGTACGTCCCTATTGTATTTGAGGAACTCCTCGATTCTGTCTCTTCGTTCATCTAATTGTTCTCTCCGTTCCTTCTCTGCATGTTCCCTTTTTTGTCGAATGTTTTCATTTGTATAGGTTGAAACTTTTTCGCTTGCATCCTTCTGCTCTCTACATTCGTATTCGTCACCTAGATCCAAGAGGTCTTCTCCGACTTCCTCCTCTTCGTCATTTCTTTGTCTTATAGGATCTTGATTTTCCGAATTAGGGTCCTCTGTCCAGTTTTTGGTTGTTGTCCCTTCCGATGCCACTTCTTTCGGCATGGTTGGCTCTTGATCTGTTTTCGGTGCGTGAGAGGGAAGAGTTGCCACCCGTGTTTCAAGCGAATTTTTGGTCAATTCAATGCTTCCCTTTATGCTATCGCTTTGGTCACGAATCTGctcctttatttctttacgACATTGCCCAAACTCGCGGTGGAGATTTTCCCGCATGCTATTGATATTTTCGCTCTGGTTAGTAATCCTTTTATTGAGTTCGACGAAGTATTGTTTGAAGTCACGGCAAAGTTCCTCCTTGATGCTTTGAGTGTTTTCGTTCTGATTAGTAATCCGTTTATCGATTTCGGCAAAGCCTTGTTTGAAATCTCGACGAAGTTCTTCCTTAATGCTATGAACGTTTTCGTTCAGGCTACGGGTATGTCCCTTAATTTCCGTATAATACTGTTTAAATTCGCAATGGAGAtgctctatttcttctttggtCTGGACGCTTCTCTGATTTCGGTTTCCACTTGACTTCGAAATTCCTTGATGAACTCGACTTCTCTGCATATGAAGTCGGCGGTAAAGCTAGGTTCCAATGTTACTCCTTCCTCCGTGTCATTGAAAAACTCGTATCTCGAGTTTGCCAAGTTATTGTCTGCCATCACAAGTAGTCCGTACAAATCGTACGTCAGCGATAGTCCT
Coding sequences within it:
- a CDS encoding hypothetical protein (NECATOR_CHRIV.G16545.T2) — translated: MRENLHREFGQCRKEIKEQIRDQSDSIKGSIELTKNSLETRVATLPSHAPKTDQEPTMPKEVASEGTTTKNWTEDPNSENQDPIRQRNDEEEEVGEDLLDLGDEYECREQKDASEKVSTYTNENIRQKREHAEKERREQLDERRDRIEEFLKYNRDVPEKMIRRLNYIRSEERFLTCSFCLAKGEHYSDSCPEYATVDTRSRRA
- a CDS encoding hypothetical protein (NECATOR_CHRIV.G16545.T1), encoding MQRSRVHQGISKSSGNRNQRSVQTKEEIEHLHCEFKQYYTEIKGHTRSLNENVHSIKEELRRDFKQGFAEIDKRITNQNENTQSIKEELCRDFKQYFVELNKRITNQSENINSMRENLHREFGQCRKEIKEQIRDQSDSIKGSIELTKNSLETRVATLPSHAPKTDQEPTMPKEVASEGTTTKNWTEDPNSENQDPIRQRNDEEEEVGEDLLDLGDEYECREQKDASEKVSTYTNENIRQKREHAEKERREQLDERRDRIEEFLKYNRDVPEKMIRRLNYIRSEERFLTCSFCLAKGEHYSDSCPEYATVDTRSRRA
- a CDS encoding hypothetical protein (NECATOR_CHRIV.G16546.T1); translated protein: MFTKTRGKRPQHFAKVEATLYECRLEQVHQAVNITMERIGAAAQGLSLTYDLYGLLVMADNNLANSRYEFFNDTEEGVTLEPSFTADFICREVEFIKEFRSQVETEIREASRPKKK